The Martelella sp. AD-3 genome includes a region encoding these proteins:
- a CDS encoding iron ABC transporter permease — protein sequence MKTGPLLIAALLVILAGSLVVATGLGSSFIGPSRVAAALLGNGSRTDEIIVWTLRLPRVALATLAGMALGLSGAILQRALRNPMAAPSILGVTDGAALGVVTFLWFFSDEANVLTVSIHWQPLAAVAGAFAFAFLVGLLTVADRARNDPVRLILYGIALAALAKACVTLMMIVGPVYRASQALQWITGSVNAAHWMDVGVVAAGLALSVPVLILMRLPLRQIVLDRQTAITTGLQVNRHRIGLLVLSVLLTALAISQVGAISFIGLIAPHAARLFHGQFKSGYLLGSALIGGILVLAADTFARTIASPLELPAGAVTALIGAPLFLLLILRRQVRNG from the coding sequence GTGAAGACCGGTCCGCTCCTTATAGCCGCACTGCTCGTGATCCTGGCCGGCAGCCTGGTTGTCGCGACCGGGCTCGGCTCGAGCTTCATCGGGCCTTCAAGGGTTGCCGCCGCGCTTCTCGGCAATGGCAGCCGGACCGACGAGATCATCGTGTGGACGCTCCGGTTGCCACGCGTTGCGCTGGCCACGCTTGCCGGCATGGCGCTTGGTCTGTCCGGCGCGATCCTGCAACGGGCGTTGCGCAACCCCATGGCCGCCCCCTCCATTCTCGGTGTGACCGATGGCGCCGCACTCGGCGTGGTTACCTTCCTGTGGTTTTTCTCCGACGAGGCTAACGTGCTGACGGTTTCGATCCACTGGCAGCCGCTGGCGGCCGTCGCCGGCGCGTTTGCCTTCGCGTTTCTCGTCGGCCTGCTGACCGTGGCCGACCGGGCCCGCAACGATCCGGTCCGTCTCATTCTCTATGGCATCGCCCTTGCCGCGCTCGCCAAGGCCTGCGTCACGCTGATGATGATCGTCGGTCCGGTCTATCGCGCAAGCCAGGCTCTGCAATGGATCACCGGGTCGGTCAATGCCGCCCACTGGATGGATGTCGGCGTCGTGGCCGCGGGGCTCGCGCTCAGCGTTCCGGTCCTCATTCTCATGCGCCTTCCGTTGCGGCAGATCGTCCTTGACCGGCAAACGGCGATCACGACGGGATTGCAGGTCAACCGTCACCGGATCGGGCTTCTGGTGCTCTCGGTGTTGCTGACCGCCCTTGCGATCTCGCAGGTCGGAGCCATCAGTTTCATCGGGCTGATCGCGCCGCATGCCGCGCGGCTGTTCCATGGCCAGTTCAAGTCGGGTTACCTTCTGGGCAGCGCACTCATCGGCGGCATCCTGGTGCTTGCCGCGGACACGTTTGCCCGAACGATCGCCAGTCCACTGGAGCTTCCGGCCGGCGCCGTGACCGCGCTGATCGGGGCGCCGCTGTTCCTCTTACTCATCTTACGGAGGCAAGTCCGCAATGGCTGA
- a CDS encoding HAD family hydrolase, whose translation MTLFSVADPAPPAGVRDADFALAERHRPALMLDHAEPAPPLAMGYSVVREAQKSPSSKYRLMPPEGGAVIEYAIWHDWDIQHLYDLEHVWVHIDRQGNVVRVEGSMHGMRVSIDDGSGLPEMRNGRPVLYVEPGKHALWGVDRIMRFMGGSKIAQMCGREAGTGGIHAGNAFAEAGAWSASAREHRLARLAMKRAAFVPRFAFAAAEEPVLMPWKTLEAWIPARMRALIAALPGRVPHLSAVFLDCGDTLIDEATEVKKPGSEVVTEADEIPFAMDAVRTLHGLGYRLALVADGPRETFENMLKPRGIWDLMECHAISGDVGQNKPSPKMFSAALAGLGLGDGERSRIVMVGNNLARDIRGANDFGLISLFVGWSQRRTHEPVDASEEPHFRIDRLDQLVSRIEAIELCLPVRENANV comes from the coding sequence ATGACCCTGTTTTCCGTTGCCGATCCCGCGCCGCCTGCGGGCGTGCGCGACGCGGACTTCGCGCTTGCCGAACGGCATCGCCCGGCGCTGATGCTGGATCATGCGGAACCGGCGCCGCCGCTGGCGATGGGTTACAGCGTGGTCCGGGAGGCTCAAAAGTCTCCGTCGTCGAAATATCGGCTGATGCCGCCTGAAGGCGGGGCCGTGATCGAATATGCGATCTGGCACGACTGGGATATCCAGCATCTCTACGACCTCGAGCATGTCTGGGTCCATATCGACCGGCAGGGGAACGTCGTCCGGGTCGAGGGTTCGATGCATGGCATGCGGGTCTCTATCGATGACGGCAGCGGTCTGCCGGAAATGCGCAACGGCCGGCCGGTGCTTTATGTGGAGCCGGGCAAGCATGCGCTCTGGGGCGTTGACCGGATCATGCGGTTCATGGGCGGTTCGAAAATTGCGCAGATGTGCGGCCGCGAGGCCGGCACAGGCGGCATTCATGCCGGCAACGCATTTGCCGAGGCCGGCGCCTGGAGCGCTTCAGCCAGGGAACACCGTTTGGCAAGGCTCGCCATGAAACGCGCCGCCTTTGTCCCGCGCTTCGCATTCGCGGCGGCCGAAGAACCGGTCCTCATGCCGTGGAAAACGCTTGAGGCCTGGATCCCCGCACGGATGAGGGCGCTGATTGCAGCGCTTCCCGGGAGGGTGCCGCATCTCTCCGCCGTGTTTCTCGATTGCGGCGACACGCTGATCGACGAGGCGACCGAGGTCAAGAAGCCCGGCAGCGAAGTGGTAACCGAGGCGGACGAAATTCCCTTCGCCATGGACGCGGTTCGCACGCTCCACGGGCTCGGTTACAGGTTGGCGCTGGTCGCCGACGGCCCGCGCGAGACCTTCGAGAACATGCTGAAGCCGCGCGGGATCTGGGACTTGATGGAATGTCACGCGATTTCGGGCGATGTCGGCCAGAACAAGCCATCGCCGAAGATGTTTTCCGCAGCCCTTGCCGGCCTTGGTCTCGGCGACGGCGAGCGGTCCCGCATCGTCATGGTCGGCAACAATCTTGCCCGCGACATTCGCGGCGCGAATGATTTCGGCCTGATCAGTCTCTTTGTCGGCTGGTCGCAGCGGCGCACGCACGAGCCTGTAGATGCCTCGGAAGAGCCGCATTTCCGCATCGACCGGCTCGACCAACTGGTTTCGAGGATCGAGGCCATCGAACTTTGCCTGCCTGTCCGGGAGAATGCCAATGTCTGA
- a CDS encoding ABC transporter ATP-binding protein yields MSDASSKTLSMPDDVLISVRGLKKHFTVKGGKKGRELKVLRAVNDVSFDIRKGETFGLVGESGSGKSTVARLILRAYTLTGGQILFREHDGQVIDISSMSDKELRPVRREMQMIFQDPYSSLNPRMTLLDLIGEPMVVHGYSKDQIAKRVGELLSFVGLRPEYATRYPHAFSGGQRQRIGIARALALSPAFIAADEAVSALDVSVAAQNINLLQDLQEQFNLTYLFITHDLGMVEHISDRIAVMYLGEIVELGETDRLFSRPRHPYTEALLGAVPQPDPRKRSSERRGVLKGEVPDASDPPSGCAFHPRCAYATERCAAEKPELREVDGRAVRCHYAETLTLRGVADGAEA; encoded by the coding sequence ATGAGCGACGCCAGCAGTAAGACCCTTTCCATGCCCGACGATGTCCTGATCTCCGTGCGCGGGCTGAAAAAACATTTCACCGTCAAGGGCGGGAAGAAGGGGCGCGAGCTGAAGGTACTGCGCGCCGTGAATGACGTCAGCTTCGACATCCGCAAGGGCGAGACCTTCGGCCTCGTCGGCGAAAGCGGCTCGGGCAAATCCACCGTCGCCCGGCTGATCCTGCGCGCCTATACCCTGACCGGCGGCCAGATCCTGTTTCGCGAACATGACGGGCAGGTGATCGATATCTCGTCGATGAGCGACAAGGAGTTGCGACCGGTGCGGCGCGAGATGCAGATGATCTTCCAGGATCCCTATTCCTCGCTCAATCCGCGCATGACGCTGCTTGATCTGATCGGCGAGCCGATGGTGGTTCATGGTTATTCCAAGGACCAGATCGCCAAACGGGTGGGGGAGCTTCTGTCCTTCGTCGGCCTGAGACCCGAATACGCGACGCGTTATCCTCATGCCTTCTCCGGCGGCCAGCGCCAGAGGATCGGCATTGCCCGTGCGCTGGCGCTTTCGCCGGCTTTCATCGCGGCCGACGAGGCCGTCTCGGCGCTCGATGTGTCGGTCGCTGCCCAGAACATCAATCTCCTGCAGGACCTGCAGGAGCAGTTCAATCTCACCTATCTGTTCATCACTCATGATCTCGGCATGGTCGAGCACATCTCCGACCGGATCGCGGTGATGTATCTCGGTGAGATCGTCGAACTCGGGGAGACCGACCGACTGTTCTCCCGTCCGCGCCATCCCTATACGGAAGCGCTTCTGGGCGCCGTGCCGCAGCCCGATCCGCGCAAGCGTTCGTCGGAGAGGCGCGGCGTGCTCAAGGGCGAGGTGCCGGATGCCTCCGACCCGCCCTCGGGCTGCGCCTTTCACCCGCGCTGCGCCTATGCGACGGAGCGCTGCGCCGCCGAGAAGCCGGAGCTTCGTGAGGTCGATGGCCGTGCGGTACGCTGCCATTACGCCGAAACGCTGACGCTTCGGGGCGTCGCAGACGGGGCGGAGGCATGA
- a CDS encoding pyridoxine 5'-phosphate synthase, giving the protein MAARLSVNLNAIAQLRNRRDLPWPSVRHLGRIALDAGAYGLTVHPRPDQRHIRFSDLPVIRALIDDEFPQAEFNIEGFPSDHFIGLCLESEPEQVTLVPDDPAQSTSDHGWDFIAGRDLLKRTVARLKKKRIRVSLFADGDAGRAQLEAARDSGADRIELYTGPYGGAYDLPEQQKAIAAQLGETAAIALELGLGVNAGHDLTVGNLPLLASHIPHLCEVSIGHGLTADALEYGMAETVRRFRRACGEHV; this is encoded by the coding sequence ATGGCCGCGAGACTGTCCGTCAACCTCAATGCGATCGCCCAGCTGCGCAACCGCCGGGATTTGCCCTGGCCGAGTGTGCGCCATCTCGGCAGGATCGCGCTGGACGCCGGCGCCTATGGACTGACGGTTCATCCCCGGCCCGATCAGCGCCATATCCGTTTTTCAGATCTTCCGGTTATCCGCGCCCTGATCGATGACGAGTTTCCGCAGGCGGAATTCAATATCGAAGGCTTTCCGAGCGATCATTTCATCGGGCTTTGCCTCGAGAGCGAACCGGAACAGGTGACCCTGGTGCCGGACGACCCTGCGCAGTCGACCTCCGATCACGGCTGGGACTTCATCGCCGGTCGCGATCTTCTGAAGCGCACCGTCGCGCGGCTGAAGAAGAAGAGGATCCGCGTTTCGCTGTTTGCCGATGGCGATGCGGGCAGGGCGCAGCTTGAGGCAGCGCGCGACAGCGGTGCAGACCGGATCGAGCTCTACACAGGGCCTTATGGCGGCGCCTATGACCTGCCGGAACAGCAGAAGGCGATTGCCGCGCAACTCGGCGAAACCGCCGCCATCGCTCTTGAACTCGGCCTCGGCGTCAATGCCGGGCACGACCTGACGGTCGGCAACCTGCCGCTGCTGGCGAGCCATATTCCGCATCTCTGCGAAGTGTCGATCGGCCACGGCCTGACCGCCGACGCGCTGGAATACGGCATGGCGGAGACCGTCCGCCGGTTCCGCCGCGCCTGCGGGGAACACGTCTGA
- a CDS encoding ABC transporter ATP-binding protein — MADTLATLSALSASYDGFSALDNIDLTLPEEEIIAFCGPNGSGKSTALKVLRALHMPQSGNVSVAGRPLSHWTSRELAREIAMLSQSPEAPPDMTVEDLVMLGRYARRSRFSAPSAEDGRAIDRALETTGVTALRARSLGQLSGGQLQRAWIAMTLAQDAPRIFLDEPTNHLDIAHALEILDLLRMLNRREKRSFVIVLHDLNHALRYADHVVLFKDGRIAAQGRTGEVLTESLISRVFNIDCRILSLPGEEIPVIVPFTRRGTAK; from the coding sequence ATGGCTGATACGCTCGCAACCCTTTCCGCGCTCTCAGCCAGTTATGACGGGTTCAGCGCGCTCGACAACATCGACCTCACCTTGCCCGAGGAAGAGATCATCGCCTTCTGCGGGCCGAATGGCAGCGGAAAATCCACCGCGTTGAAGGTTCTGCGGGCGCTCCATATGCCGCAATCCGGCAATGTCAGCGTGGCCGGGCGCCCGCTTTCCCACTGGACGTCGCGGGAGCTTGCCCGGGAGATCGCCATGCTCAGCCAATCACCCGAGGCGCCGCCGGACATGACGGTCGAAGATCTCGTCATGCTTGGCCGCTATGCCCGGCGCAGCCGTTTTTCCGCGCCGTCTGCCGAAGACGGCCGGGCCATTGACCGCGCGCTGGAGACGACGGGGGTGACGGCCTTGCGCGCGCGCAGTCTCGGCCAGCTTTCCGGCGGACAGCTACAGCGCGCGTGGATCGCGATGACGCTTGCGCAGGATGCCCCCCGCATCTTCCTCGACGAGCCGACCAATCATCTCGATATCGCGCATGCGCTGGAAATTCTTGATCTCCTGCGGATGCTGAACCGGCGGGAAAAACGCAGTTTTGTCATCGTTCTGCACGACCTCAACCACGCACTGCGCTATGCCGACCATGTCGTCCTGTTCAAAGACGGCAGGATCGCTGCCCAGGGGCGGACAGGCGAGGTACTGACAGAATCACTGATCAGCCGCGTATTCAACATCGACTGCCGCATTCTGTCGCTGCCGGGCGAGGAAATACCCGTGATCGTGCCCTTCACCCGTCGCGGAACGGCGAAATAA
- a CDS encoding glycoside hydrolase family 105 protein: protein MHHDRQELLGYLENVATGLSRIRGINETAPITEGTFSIQFDEWDWEIGVGVYGLYRHACQTGDLDLIGALADWYEWQISRGLPPRQVNSTAPMLALSFLIDDVDRPEWEALVKDWAEWLMTGLARTEDAGFQHVVKERMNDGELWDDTLFMTCLFLARAGKRFDRPDWVEEAVYQFMIHTRYLGDAKSGLWYHGWTFNGRHNFANALWARGNSWITIAIPELFSIVESLPPATHRYLTNVLSSQVSALAELQNEEGFFYTLLDDPSAPIEASATAGIAYGISRGISLGILPRTFRPVADKAFRAVLGCIGDDGIVAHVSDGTPMGHTLDFYRRIPDIPAPYGQALTMLMLVDALALSAETERSRVS from the coding sequence ATGCACCACGACAGACAGGAACTTCTCGGCTATCTCGAAAACGTCGCCACCGGCCTATCCCGGATCAGAGGCATCAACGAAACAGCGCCGATCACCGAAGGCACGTTCTCGATCCAGTTTGACGAGTGGGACTGGGAAATCGGAGTCGGCGTCTACGGGCTTTACCGCCATGCCTGCCAGACCGGCGACCTGGACCTGATCGGCGCGCTTGCCGACTGGTATGAGTGGCAGATTTCGCGCGGCCTGCCGCCGCGCCAGGTCAATTCCACGGCGCCGATGCTGGCGCTCTCCTTCCTTATCGACGATGTCGACCGGCCCGAATGGGAGGCGCTGGTCAAGGACTGGGCCGAATGGCTGATGACGGGGCTTGCCCGCACCGAGGACGCCGGTTTCCAGCACGTGGTCAAGGAGCGGATGAATGACGGCGAATTGTGGGATGACACGCTGTTCATGACATGCCTGTTCCTCGCGCGCGCCGGCAAGCGCTTCGACCGGCCCGACTGGGTGGAGGAGGCGGTCTACCAGTTCATGATCCACACCCGCTATCTCGGCGACGCGAAGAGCGGCCTCTGGTATCACGGCTGGACTTTCAATGGTCGCCACAACTTCGCCAATGCGCTCTGGGCGCGCGGCAATTCCTGGATCACCATCGCCATCCCGGAACTGTTTTCGATCGTGGAAAGTCTGCCGCCGGCAACGCATCGCTATCTGACGAATGTTCTGTCGTCTCAGGTATCGGCGCTCGCTGAATTGCAGAATGAGGAGGGCTTTTTCTACACCCTTCTCGACGACCCCTCGGCGCCGATCGAGGCATCGGCGACCGCCGGCATCGCCTATGGCATCTCCCGAGGCATTTCGCTCGGCATCCTGCCGCGGACGTTCCGCCCAGTTGCCGACAAGGCGTTTCGCGCCGTTCTCGGCTGCATCGGCGATGACGGCATCGTGGCGCATGTCTCCGACGGCACGCCGATGGGCCACACGCTCGACTTCTATCGCCGTATTCCCGATATCCCTGCGCCCTATGGCCAGGCGCTGACCATGCTGATGCTGGTTGACGCGCTGGCGCTGTCGGCCGAAACGGAACGCTCGCGAGTCTCGTGA
- a CDS encoding ABC transporter substrate-binding protein, with the protein MPFRLLAAALFVLCLAAGGLARAENTIEHAMGTTEVPSEPRRVVTLTNETTEAALAVGVRPVGATRSWYGDPWYPHLGDRLSDTADLGTELAVNVELVAALEPDLIIGSRKRDEEIYGQLSAIAPTVFVEGLGAWKDNLAFVARALNRQAEGEAALASYENRVKALRGGLGEHAGERVSVVRFVPGQTYLYLRGSFLGHVLADVGFSRPVQQQGDGLSIAVGRESIPDMDGDRIFWLTYDRGDGKGEEAAAAFLSDPLWARLPAVRDGRVSEVDDGVWATAGGWFAAQAMLDDLADIYAVSLPPVSGEGSKP; encoded by the coding sequence ATGCCTTTCAGACTTCTTGCCGCCGCGCTCTTCGTCCTTTGTCTTGCTGCAGGCGGACTTGCACGGGCCGAAAACACGATCGAACACGCGATGGGCACAACAGAGGTGCCGTCAGAGCCCCGGCGGGTGGTCACATTGACCAATGAAACCACCGAGGCCGCCCTGGCCGTCGGCGTCAGGCCGGTCGGCGCGACGCGCTCCTGGTACGGCGATCCCTGGTACCCGCATCTTGGCGACAGGCTTTCCGACACGGCAGACCTCGGTACGGAGCTTGCCGTGAATGTTGAGCTGGTCGCGGCGCTTGAGCCCGATCTCATCATCGGCAGCCGCAAGCGGGATGAGGAAATCTACGGTCAGCTCTCGGCCATTGCGCCGACGGTCTTCGTGGAAGGCCTTGGCGCCTGGAAGGACAATCTCGCCTTTGTGGCGCGCGCCCTCAATCGGCAGGCGGAAGGCGAGGCCGCGCTCGCGTCTTATGAGAACCGCGTGAAAGCACTGCGCGGCGGGCTTGGGGAACACGCCGGGGAGCGCGTTTCCGTGGTCCGTTTCGTGCCCGGCCAGACCTATCTCTATCTGCGGGGAAGCTTTCTGGGTCATGTGCTGGCCGATGTCGGCTTCTCCCGTCCCGTGCAGCAGCAGGGCGATGGACTTTCCATCGCGGTCGGGCGTGAAAGCATCCCTGATATGGATGGCGACCGGATATTCTGGCTGACCTATGACAGAGGCGACGGCAAGGGCGAGGAGGCGGCTGCCGCTTTCCTCTCCGACCCCTTGTGGGCACGCCTGCCGGCAGTCCGGGACGGCCGGGTAAGCGAGGTGGATGACGGCGTCTGGGCGACGGCGGGCGGTTGGTTTGCCGCGCAGGCCATGCTGGATGACCTTGCCGATATCTACGCTGTGTCGCTGCCGCCGGTATCAGGCGAAGGTAGCAAGCCTTAA
- a CDS encoding ABC transporter ATP-binding protein, translated as MLDKTNNKMPPERLLQLDGVEVAFKTRDGLVKAVDGVNYHVDRGEVLGIVGESGSGKSVTVRAIMRLLARNAEEGEGEIRFNPDGDTEYRLDGLRRDSRLMRQLRGGRIGMVFQEPMTALSPVHSIGTQIMRTVMLHRRVGKEEARARAIDLLARVQLPQPERLVDSYPHQLSGGMRQRAMIALALSCDPALLIADEPTTALDVTTEAQILELLKSLQQELGMAIVFITHNFGVVADIADRVAVMYLGRVVETGLVDDIFYNPQHPYTRALLGSIPRLGQKKQRRLSVIKGSVPDPYNIPSGCVFHTRCDYADPSVCSVRTPPRVAFDRGQEALCHFAGNLPEAGQ; from the coding sequence ATGCTGGACAAGACGAACAACAAAATGCCTCCGGAGCGGCTCCTGCAACTCGACGGCGTCGAGGTCGCCTTCAAGACCCGCGACGGGCTGGTGAAGGCTGTCGACGGCGTCAACTATCATGTCGATCGCGGCGAGGTGCTGGGCATCGTCGGCGAGAGCGGTTCCGGCAAGTCGGTCACGGTCAGGGCGATCATGCGGTTGCTCGCCAGGAATGCCGAGGAAGGCGAGGGGGAGATCCGCTTCAATCCGGACGGAGACACGGAATACCGGCTCGACGGGCTGAGACGCGACAGCCGGCTGATGCGGCAGTTGCGGGGCGGACGGATCGGCATGGTCTTCCAGGAGCCGATGACGGCGCTTTCGCCCGTGCATTCGATCGGTACCCAGATCATGCGCACCGTCATGCTGCATCGTCGCGTCGGAAAGGAGGAGGCGCGCGCGCGCGCGATCGATCTCCTGGCGCGCGTGCAGCTTCCCCAGCCGGAACGCCTCGTTGACAGCTACCCGCACCAGCTTTCCGGCGGCATGCGTCAGCGCGCCATGATCGCGCTCGCGCTCTCCTGCGATCCGGCGCTTCTGATCGCCGACGAGCCGACCACGGCGCTTGACGTCACCACCGAGGCACAGATCCTCGAGCTACTGAAATCGCTTCAGCAGGAACTCGGCATGGCGATCGTCTTCATCACCCACAATTTCGGGGTGGTCGCCGACATCGCCGACCGGGTGGCGGTGATGTATCTCGGCCGCGTGGTGGAGACGGGGCTTGTCGATGACATCTTCTACAATCCGCAGCACCCTTACACGCGGGCGCTGCTCGGGTCCATTCCGCGTCTCGGCCAGAAGAAACAGAGACGGCTGAGCGTTATCAAGGGCTCGGTGCCCGACCCCTACAACATTCCCTCCGGCTGCGTGTTTCACACCCGCTGCGATTACGCCGATCCATCGGTCTGTTCCGTCAGAACGCCGCCGCGCGTGGCTTTCGATCGCGGACAGGAGGCGCTGTGTCACTTTGCCGGAAACCTGCCGGAGGCCGGACAATGA
- a CDS encoding SDR family oxidoreductase produces the protein MTDNTILVTGASGKLGRETLDILLASGKAANQIIATTRTVEKLADYAKKGVVVREADFNDPATLDDAFAGAARIAIISTDAIDPGSDRVAQHAAAVEAAKKAGAEHLVYTSLPDPEHSKISFAPDHLGSEKAVIASGLAYTILRNSWYQENLLMSLPHAFSQGVWASAAGNGKQSFIGHEDCARAIAAALLSDSDENSILTLNDGESRTVEDIAALASEITGKPLKVDHISSESLREGLAAAGLPPFVVDLSVSTDENIRAGGFDIVNDDFERLTGRKPRSLRAFFEENKAAF, from the coding sequence ATGACGGACAACACGATTCTGGTGACGGGCGCCTCGGGCAAGCTTGGGCGCGAGACGCTGGATATTCTGCTGGCCTCGGGAAAGGCGGCCAATCAGATTATCGCCACAACGCGCACGGTCGAAAAGCTGGCGGACTATGCGAAGAAAGGCGTAGTCGTGCGCGAGGCCGATTTCAATGATCCCGCCACACTGGATGACGCCTTTGCAGGCGCGGCGCGCATTGCCATCATCTCAACCGACGCGATCGATCCCGGCTCCGACCGGGTGGCCCAGCACGCCGCCGCCGTGGAGGCGGCCAAAAAGGCGGGGGCCGAACACCTCGTCTACACCTCGCTGCCGGATCCCGAACACTCGAAAATCAGCTTCGCGCCCGACCATCTGGGCTCCGAAAAAGCCGTCATCGCAAGCGGCCTTGCCTACACCATCCTGCGCAACAGCTGGTACCAGGAGAACCTGCTGATGAGCCTTCCGCACGCCTTCTCGCAGGGCGTTTGGGCGAGCGCCGCAGGCAACGGCAAGCAATCCTTCATCGGCCACGAGGATTGCGCCCGCGCCATCGCGGCGGCGCTTCTGTCCGACAGCGACGAGAACAGCATTCTGACGCTGAACGACGGTGAAAGCCGCACGGTTGAGGACATCGCCGCGCTTGCAAGCGAGATCACCGGCAAGCCGCTGAAGGTCGATCACATCAGCAGCGAGTCCCTGCGCGAAGGCCTCGCCGCGGCAGGTCTGCCGCCCTTCGTCGTCGACCTTTCCGTCAGCACCGACGAAAACATCCGCGCCGGCGGCTTCGATATCGTCAATGACGACTTCGAGCGGCTTACCGGCAGGAAGCCGCGTTCGTTGCGTGCCTTCTTCGAGGAAAACAAGGCCGCTTTCTAG
- a CDS encoding ABC transporter permease, which yields MTYETSVYAEENELATAEQGIYTANSWKLMWWRFRQHRLALVSLIFLVFAYLVAIFAEIVAPYAPDSIERLETFVPPQMVRVIHDGELTRPFVYELKRTRDPETARVTYVVDKSKPLPIRFFVHGEKYRFWGIWKADLHLFGIDARRQKVNLLGTDSLGRDLFSRLVYGARVTLSAGLIGVFFAFVLGLFFGSISGYYGGFIDTAIQRMMEFIRSVPTIPLWMGLAAALPIAWNPLFVYVLITLILALIGWTHLARVVRGRFLSLKSEDYVMAARLAGASEYRVITKHMLPAMTSYIIAAMTLAVPEMILGETALSFLGLGLRPPVVSWGVLLQDAQNLRSISLAPWLLAPGLAVVAVVLAFNFLGDGLRDAADPYGQ from the coding sequence ATGACCTACGAGACTTCCGTTTACGCAGAAGAAAACGAACTGGCGACGGCCGAACAGGGCATCTACACCGCCAACTCCTGGAAGCTGATGTGGTGGCGCTTCCGCCAGCACCGGCTCGCGCTCGTGTCCTTGATCTTTCTGGTGTTTGCCTATCTCGTCGCGATCTTCGCAGAGATCGTCGCGCCCTATGCGCCCGATTCCATCGAGCGGCTGGAAACCTTCGTGCCGCCGCAGATGGTCCGCGTCATTCATGACGGCGAACTGACGCGCCCCTTCGTCTATGAGCTGAAGCGCACCCGGGATCCGGAGACGGCGCGCGTCACCTATGTCGTGGACAAGTCCAAGCCGCTGCCGATCAGGTTCTTCGTGCATGGCGAGAAATACAGGTTCTGGGGCATCTGGAAGGCCGACCTGCATCTCTTCGGCATCGATGCCCGCCGCCAGAAGGTCAATCTTCTGGGCACGGACTCCCTTGGGAGGGATCTGTTCTCGCGCCTCGTCTACGGCGCGCGCGTGACCCTGTCGGCCGGCTTGATCGGCGTGTTCTTCGCCTTCGTGCTCGGCCTCTTCTTCGGCTCCATCTCGGGCTATTACGGCGGCTTCATCGACACGGCGATCCAGCGCATGATGGAGTTCATCCGCTCCGTGCCGACGATTCCGCTCTGGATGGGGCTTGCGGCGGCCCTGCCGATCGCCTGGAACCCGCTCTTCGTCTATGTGCTGATCACCCTCATTCTGGCGCTGATCGGCTGGACGCATCTCGCCCGCGTCGTGCGCGGCCGATTCCTCTCGCTGAAATCCGAGGACTACGTGATGGCCGCCCGCCTTGCCGGCGCCTCGGAATACCGGGTGATCACCAAACATATGCTGCCGGCCATGACCTCCTATATCATCGCGGCGATGACGCTCGCCGTGCCGGAGATGATTCTCGGCGAGACGGCGCTGTCCTTCCTCGGTCTCGGCCTCAGGCCCCCCGTCGTCTCCTGGGGCGTGCTTCTGCAGGATGCGCAGAACCTCCGTTCCATCTCGCTCGCCCCCTGGCTGCTTGCGCCCGGACTTGCCGTGGTCGCGGTCGTGCTGGCCTTCAATTTCCTCGGTGACGGCCTGCGTGACGCGGCCGACCCCTACGGACAATAG
- a CDS encoding helix-turn-helix domain-containing protein, producing MDKSGGERMEALLGAGDFESCPVRDVLARVSGKWSTLLLLALSDGPRRFSELKRFAPDISQRMLTKSLTDLRRDGYITRKVYPTQPPQVEYALTEEGTSFLAAWQGVVVWARENRDRVHAARRRFDAEASGD from the coding sequence ATGGACAAGAGTGGCGGCGAGCGGATGGAGGCTCTTCTGGGAGCGGGAGACTTTGAGTCCTGTCCCGTGCGGGACGTGCTCGCCCGTGTCTCCGGCAAGTGGAGCACGCTTCTGCTTCTGGCGCTCAGCGATGGTCCGCGGCGGTTTTCCGAACTGAAGCGTTTTGCCCCCGATATTTCACAGCGCATGCTGACGAAGTCCCTGACCGATCTCCGGCGGGACGGATATATCACCCGCAAGGTCTATCCGACGCAGCCGCCGCAGGTGGAATATGCATTGACGGAAGAGGGGACCTCGTTTCTTGCCGCCTGGCAGGGCGTCGTCGTCTGGGCCAGGGAAAACCGCGACCGCGTCCACGCGGCAAGGAGGCGTTTCGACGCCGAAGCGAGCGGGGACTGA